The proteins below come from a single Acidobacteriota bacterium genomic window:
- a CDS encoding LOG family protein, with amino-acid sequence MSKSKWHNPPRLPRLAYRNERFMDSADARTLRIVAEYLEPHVRLRRAGVQNTVVFFGSARMLPYDKAREKLREVMTRAKCGGPPPTREELRAARMALKMSKYYEQARELAHLITNWSLSLKNGRHFLVVCSGGGPGIMEAANRGAHEAGGVSIGFNIRLPMEQSSNPYITPELGFLFRYFFMRKLWFAQPSRAVIVFPGGFGTMDEMWEFLTLIQTHKMGHRATILLYGSRFWKKAVNFDWLRETGTVTAEESKLIRFVDSPREAFETLKTSLTRQLRLKTAQRLPFD; translated from the coding sequence ATGAGCAAGTCTAAATGGCACAATCCTCCACGCTTACCCAGGCTCGCATATCGAAATGAACGCTTCATGGACAGCGCCGACGCCCGAACGCTGCGGATCGTGGCGGAATATCTGGAGCCACACGTACGCCTGCGCCGCGCCGGTGTGCAGAACACCGTGGTCTTCTTCGGGTCGGCGCGCATGCTTCCCTACGACAAGGCGCGTGAAAAACTTCGCGAGGTGATGACCCGCGCCAAGTGCGGCGGGCCCCCGCCCACCAGGGAAGAATTGCGCGCCGCGCGCATGGCGCTGAAGATGTCAAAATACTATGAGCAAGCCCGTGAACTCGCCCACCTGATCACCAACTGGTCACTGAGTCTGAAGAACGGCAGGCATTTCCTTGTTGTCTGTTCGGGAGGCGGACCCGGCATCATGGAGGCCGCCAATCGGGGCGCCCACGAAGCCGGAGGCGTCTCCATCGGCTTCAATATCCGGCTCCCTATGGAACAAAGCTCGAATCCCTACATCACTCCTGAACTCGGCTTCCTTTTTCGATACTTTTTCATGCGCAAGCTGTGGTTTGCCCAGCCTTCGCGCGCCGTCATCGTTTTTCCCGGGGGATTTGGCACTATGGATGAAATGTGGGAATTCCTGACCCTGATCCAGACCCACAAGATGGGCCATCGCGCAACCATCCTGCTCTACGGTTCCAGGTTCTGGAAGAAAGCTGTGAATTTTGACTGGCTGAGGGAGACAGGAACGGTTACCGCCGAGGAATCAAAGCTGATCCGCTTTGTGGACAGCCCACGCGAGGCGTTTGAAACCCTTAAAACAAGCCTGACCCGTCAACTTCGGTTAAAAACAGCGCAACGCCTTCCGTTCGATTAG
- a CDS encoding Gfo/Idh/MocA family oxidoreductase translates to MAGFNRREFMRRGAAGAAGMGLFLNGEYVAVDAATPLPEPAAPSDRVNVGFIGFGIRGNILFESCRLTGQANLVEVCDCYKGHLERARERTEGKIDTNFAQYKKLLDRKDIDAVVIATPDHWHKPLFLDAIAAGKDVYIEKPMTHRIADGQEMINAARKARRIVQVGSQWISSSQNKIAKEMVSSGKVGKVTKVMAAYNRNSSAGAWNYPIPPDLENGVNFNWEEWLGSAPQRPYDPERVFRYRKYWDYSGGITTDLFVHLITSIHYVLGATMPRSVVSTGGILARNDGRQVPDTLDALFEYPEGFHVNMASTFNAEGVSGNGIHFLGTDGSLVLPLGGSSMVYGVDSHREGYSYSIDSWPVALQERFMNVGNRREEAARKAPPPKEIQAKDSADPTTLHLAAFFDCVRTRKQCDENAEVGHRAASAGHMVNLSYTAGKKVVWDEASGTAIA, encoded by the coding sequence ATGGCTGGTTTCAATCGTCGAGAGTTTATGCGCCGGGGCGCAGCAGGCGCAGCGGGTATGGGACTGTTTTTAAATGGCGAATACGTGGCTGTTGATGCGGCCACGCCCCTGCCAGAACCCGCCGCTCCAAGTGACCGGGTGAACGTGGGGTTTATCGGCTTTGGCATACGCGGCAATATTCTGTTTGAATCGTGCAGACTGACCGGGCAGGCCAACCTGGTCGAGGTTTGCGACTGCTACAAGGGGCACCTTGAACGCGCCAGGGAGCGGACCGAGGGCAAAATCGACACCAACTTTGCCCAGTACAAGAAGTTGCTGGACCGCAAAGACATCGACGCCGTCGTGATTGCCACGCCGGACCACTGGCACAAGCCCCTTTTCCTGGATGCGATCGCCGCTGGCAAAGATGTCTATATCGAAAAGCCCATGACGCACCGCATCGCCGATGGCCAGGAGATGATTAATGCCGCGCGGAAGGCCAGGCGCATCGTGCAGGTGGGCAGCCAGTGGATTTCCTCCAGCCAGAACAAGATTGCCAAAGAGATGGTCTCTTCCGGCAAGGTGGGAAAAGTTACCAAGGTGATGGCGGCCTACAATCGCAACAGCTCGGCGGGTGCCTGGAACTACCCCATTCCGCCGGACCTCGAAAACGGCGTGAACTTTAATTGGGAAGAATGGCTGGGATCGGCTCCCCAGCGTCCCTATGATCCCGAACGCGTTTTCCGCTACCGCAAATATTGGGATTATTCGGGCGGGATCACCACGGATTTATTCGTCCACCTGATTACCTCCATCCACTACGTCCTGGGCGCCACTATGCCCAGAAGCGTTGTGTCGACAGGTGGAATCCTCGCGCGTAACGACGGCCGCCAGGTCCCTGACACTCTTGACGCTCTGTTCGAATACCCTGAAGGGTTCCATGTAAACATGGCCTCTACCTTCAACGCTGAAGGCGTATCAGGAAACGGTATCCACTTCCTGGGTACGGATGGCTCGCTGGTGTTGCCCCTGGGCGGTTCATCCATGGTTTACGGCGTTGATTCCCACCGCGAGGGCTATAGCTATTCCATCGATAGCTGGCCCGTGGCCCTGCAGGAAAGGTTTATGAATGTGGGAAACCGCCGCGAAGAGGCTGCGAGGAAGGCCCCGCCGCCGAAAGAAATTCAGGCCAAAGACAGCGCAGACCCTACAACGCTGCACCTGGCCGCATTCTTTGACTGCGTGCGCACGCGGAAACAGTGCGATGAAAACGCTGAAGTTGGCCACCGTGCGGCCTCAGCCGGGCATATGGTCAATTTGTCTTACACCGCCGGGAAGAAAGTTGTTTGGGACGAAGCATCGGGCACTGCCATCGCCTAG
- a CDS encoding sialate O-acetylesterase, with protein MRPSIFAGRTLLLLFACLWFGSSWARAEVKLPSLFSENMVLQAGAKDSVWGMAAANERVTVTLGSAQATATADASGRWKLEIGPLEPGGPFEMTVSGANTIVIHNVMVGQVWICSGQSNMEFNVAPENNSWETGVYDFKNVVASADNPMVRMFTVVKTIAGEPQSDVAGRWEITSPETVSHFSAVGYFFGLNLLKALHEPIGLIHTSWGGTPAESWTTRATLESNPAFAEILEGWQKDYQAYPAAMEHYRTELSDWEKASKQAESAGKPMPPAPHLPPDPRSNPWRPSSLYNAMIAPLIPYRIEGAIWYQGESNASRPAQYARLFPAMIQDWRRGWGEGDFPFLFVQLAGYQNVHLPNDWPLLREAQLQALSLPNTAMAVTVDIGDASSVHPRNKQEVGRRLALAAQAVAYGQRVIYSGPLYTSMEVDGDKVRLHFTHLGGGLVAGGTAPGHLEGFEIAGADHKFVGASARIEGDTIVVESGSVERPLAVRYGWQSYPVCNLYNQAGLPASPFRTDDWTE; from the coding sequence ATGCGTCCATCAATCTTCGCTGGCAGGACTCTGCTTTTATTATTTGCCTGCCTATGGTTTGGTTCATCATGGGCCAGGGCAGAAGTCAAGCTGCCGTCGCTCTTCAGCGAAAACATGGTGTTACAGGCAGGCGCCAAAGACTCCGTGTGGGGTATGGCCGCCGCCAATGAAAGGGTAACTGTGACTCTAGGCAGCGCGCAGGCAACTGCCACGGCCGATGCATCCGGGCGCTGGAAGCTTGAGATCGGTCCGCTCGAACCCGGTGGGCCGTTTGAGATGACGGTTTCGGGCGCCAACACTATCGTCATCCACAACGTTATGGTAGGCCAGGTGTGGATTTGCTCCGGGCAATCGAACATGGAGTTCAACGTGGCGCCGGAAAACAACAGCTGGGAAACCGGTGTTTACGACTTTAAGAACGTTGTCGCCTCTGCTGACAATCCGATGGTCCGCATGTTCACGGTGGTCAAGACCATTGCGGGAGAGCCGCAAAGTGATGTCGCCGGCCGGTGGGAAATCACCAGCCCGGAAACCGTGTCGCATTTTTCCGCCGTGGGTTATTTCTTCGGGCTGAATCTGTTGAAGGCGTTGCATGAGCCCATCGGGCTGATTCATACCTCGTGGGGCGGCACGCCGGCTGAGTCATGGACCACCCGCGCGACCCTTGAATCAAACCCGGCCTTTGCAGAAATCCTCGAAGGGTGGCAGAAAGATTACCAGGCTTACCCGGCGGCGATGGAGCATTACCGCACCGAGCTTAGTGATTGGGAGAAGGCCTCGAAGCAGGCTGAATCGGCCGGGAAGCCGATGCCTCCCGCTCCGCACCTTCCCCCCGATCCACGCAGCAACCCCTGGCGCCCATCGTCGCTCTATAATGCAATGATCGCGCCGCTGATCCCTTATCGAATCGAGGGCGCTATCTGGTACCAGGGTGAGTCAAACGCGAGCCGTCCCGCCCAGTACGCCAGGCTATTCCCGGCCATGATCCAGGACTGGCGGCGCGGGTGGGGTGAGGGTGATTTTCCGTTCCTCTTCGTGCAGCTAGCGGGCTACCAGAACGTCCACCTGCCCAACGACTGGCCGCTGTTGCGGGAAGCGCAACTCCAGGCGCTTTCTCTGCCCAATACGGCCATGGCTGTGACCGTCGATATCGGCGATGCGTCTAGCGTGCATCCCCGCAACAAGCAGGAGGTAGGCCGGAGGTTGGCGCTTGCGGCACAGGCGGTCGCCTACGGCCAGAGAGTCATTTATTCAGGCCCGCTTTACACATCCATGGAGGTTGATGGGGATAAGGTTCGCCTCCACTTTACCCACCTGGGCGGCGGGCTGGTCGCGGGTGGTACCGCTCCGGGCCACCTGGAAGGCTTTGAGATTGCCGGCGCCGACCACAAATTCGTGGGCGCCTCCGCGCGGATCGAGGGTGACACGATCGTCGTGGAAAGTGGCTCAGTGGAACGTCCACTGGCAGTCCGTTATGGCTGGCAAAGCTACCCAGTCTGCAATCTGTACAACCAGGCAGGCCTCCCTGCTTCACCCTTCCGCACGGACGACTGGACGGAATAA
- a CDS encoding RraA family protein, whose amino-acid sequence MKETTTEDVMPETKPSFIEYLKTIDTPTISNAIEQLGLRPRSEGFTPLQVRCFFPDFGPMCGYAVTAQVETMTEGNPREERGYVELFEAVEKSLKPAVVAFQEVGGNPDYAAHCGEVMATFFTRLGGIGLVTDCAVRDIAEVRALGFHYFARGAVASHANFRIVRVGVPIQVMGLVIHPQDILHGDQNGLVMVPIQAAEGLSKAVESVRRRERRLMDMAKDPNFTASQLHGRFMH is encoded by the coding sequence ATGAAAGAAACCACAACAGAGGACGTCATGCCAGAAACCAAACCATCGTTTATCGAATATCTGAAGACGATTGATACTCCCACTATTTCAAACGCTATTGAGCAGTTGGGCCTGCGTCCGCGCAGCGAAGGCTTTACGCCGCTCCAGGTGCGGTGTTTCTTTCCGGATTTCGGTCCGATGTGCGGATACGCGGTCACGGCCCAGGTAGAAACCATGACTGAAGGCAATCCCCGGGAAGAGCGTGGCTACGTGGAGCTGTTTGAGGCGGTGGAGAAATCGCTCAAACCGGCGGTGGTTGCTTTCCAGGAAGTTGGCGGCAACCCTGACTACGCTGCGCATTGCGGCGAGGTGATGGCCACTTTCTTCACGCGCCTGGGCGGTATTGGCCTGGTAACGGATTGCGCCGTCCGGGACATTGCCGAGGTTCGCGCGCTCGGTTTCCACTACTTCGCCCGCGGGGCTGTGGCCAGCCATGCCAATTTTCGCATTGTGCGCGTGGGTGTGCCCATCCAGGTGATGGGCCTCGTCATCCACCCGCAGGATATCCTGCATGGCGACCAGAACGGGCTGGTCATGGTTCCCATACAAGCCGCCGAAGGCCTGTCGAAGGCGGTAGAATCGGTCCGGAGGCGGGAACGCCGGCTGATGGACATGGCCAAAGACCCCAACTTCACCGCAAGTCAATTGCACGGACGCTTTATGCATTGA